The Mytilus trossulus isolate FHL-02 chromosome 3, PNRI_Mtr1.1.1.hap1, whole genome shotgun sequence genome contains a region encoding:
- the LOC134709312 gene encoding uncharacterized protein LOC134709312 isoform X1, whose protein sequence is MKKMGEKAQRMLEKEMKKIERERVRDEKKKQLQDSDVVQEKLNDLETVKTNGETDNDEDEMKKKDQTIDVDSETQNYVTKNKTEKETIICESTEKNEEKENPEKDAKAIEMDPKNAGKKTTFAARISGFFRSLSCIKGQKKSKD, encoded by the exons atgAAAAAGATGGGTGAAAAAGCACAAAGGATGTTAGAAAAAG aAATGAAGAAGATCGAAAGAGAGAGAGTAAGGGacgaaaagaaaaaacaactcCAAGATAGTGATGTTGTTCAGGAAAAACTAAATGATTTAGAAACAGTGAAAACAAATGGAGAGACAGATAATGACGAAGACGAAATGAAGAAAAAGGATCAAACTATCGATGTTGATTCGGAGACACAAAATTAtgtcacaaaaaacaaaacagagaaAGAGACAATCATCTGTGAAAGCACTGAAAAGAATGAAGAGAAAGAAAATCCCGAAAAAGATGCAAAAGCCATTGAAATGGACCCCAAAAATGCCGGAAAGAAAACCACATTTGCTGCAAGAATCAGTGGATTCTTTCGATCCTTGTCGTGTATCAAAGGGCAAAAGAAAAGCAAAGATTAG
- the LOC134709312 gene encoding uncharacterized protein LOC134709312 isoform X2 — protein MEMSTQQEERDHFTVSGFCEAILSTAEFECSLEDILHKKASEAKMLVWKMELKRENKEEKKTEKDEYKEEEKKEKHEDKKEIKPEIGVDISTEKLRGFSPDFCTKWNK, from the exons ATGGAAATGTCTACCCAACAAGAGGAAAGGGATCATTTTACCGTGTCAGGGTTTTGTGAGGCCATTTTGAGTACAGCAGAATTTGAATGTTCGCTGGAGGACATACTACACAAAAAGGCCTCTGAGGCAAAGATGCTAGTTTGGAAAATGGAACTTA AAAGAGAAAATAAGgaagagaagaaaacagaaaaagatgAGTATAAGGAGGAggagaaaaaagaaaagcatGAGGATAAGAAAGAAATCAAGCCAGAAATTGGTGTAGATATATCAACAGAAAAATTACGGG GATTCAGTCCAGATTTCTGTACTAAGTGGAATAAGTGA